GACGGTAGTCATACGTGTTCACTCGCCAGCCCTCTGTAAGAAATTTAAGGTTGGAGAGACCAATGCGCATGTATGGGAATCCTCTCGCGCGCGTCGTACGTCATCCGCTCCAAGCTCAACGCCGTCCTGAACCGAGCGGAGGACCCGACAGAGACCCTCGACTACAGCTACGAGCAGCTCCGTGACGAACTGCAGGACGTCAAGCAGGGCATCGCGGACCTGACGACCCAGAAGAAGCGACTGGAGATACAGAAGCGCCGCCTCGAAGAGAACGTCGAGAAGCACAACGAACAGGCCCGTCAGGCCGTCGAGCAGGACCGGGAGGACCTCGCACGCCAAGCTCTGGAAAAAAAGAAGCAGAAAATGAGCCAGATCGAGGAGCTGGAAGGCCAGATACAGGACCTGCAGGCCCAGCAAGACCAGCTCGTCGAGCAGAAAGACGAACTCCAGAAACAGATCGAGCAGTTCCGGACCAAGAAGGAGACGATGAAGGCCCGCCACGAGGCCGCCAAGGCCTCGGCACGTGTCAACGAGGCAATGACCGGCGCGGGCGACGAGATGCAGGACATCAATCAGGCCATCGAGCGCGCGGAGGAACGCACCGAGGACATGGAAGCCCGCTCGCAGGCGATGGACGAACTCCGCGAGGACGGGGTGCTCGAAGACCAGCTCTCAGACAAGAGTACGCTGGAGCGCGAGCTCGAAGAAGTCCAACAGAAGGGGTCTGTCGACGCCGAACTCGACACGCTGAAAGCCGAGATGGGGAAAGCCGAGGACGGCGACGGCGAATCGACCGACTCCGAGAGCGCCTCGGAGTCCGAACTCGAACAGGAACTCGCCGACGAGTCCACGCAGGTCGACGTGGACGAGAGCGAGGTCGAGGCCGAGTTGGACGAACTGAAAGAGGACGAGCAGTAGCGACGACGACACGCAGCGCCGATACCGGCGTTTTCACAGCGGCCAGACGACCGATACCGAGAGCGTCGTGACCACGCACAGAAGCAACTGGAGCGGCGCGCCGACGCGCGCGAAGTCGGTGAAGCGGTAGCCGCCGGGGCCGTACACCATCAGGTTCGTCTGGTAGCCGATGGGCGTCAGGAACGCCGTCGCGACCGCAAAGGTCACGACCGCGAGGAACGGGAACCCGGCGACGCCGATTTCGGCGGCGGTGGCGACGGCAATCGGAATCATCAACACGACGGTCGCGGCCGGGGTGATGACGCTGGCGAGGACGGCCGTCAGGAGATACACCAGCGCCAGCAGCGCGAGCGGCGGGAGGACGCCGGCGGCGTCGACGAGGAGCGCGCCGACGAACGCGGCCCCGCCAGTGGCCTGCATCGCCTGCCCCAGCGGGAGCAGGCCGGCGAGCAGGAACACGACGTTCCAGCTCACCGCGTCGTAGGCCTTCGACGCGCTCAGCGTGCCGGTCGCGACTGTGGCGACGACGCCGCCCAGCGCGGCGATGTAGATGGGGAGCAGGTCCAGCGCCGCGAGCGCGATGACGGCGAGCAGGGTCGCGAGCGGGACCGCCGCCGAGGCGTCGAGCGACGCCGTCGTCCCGCCGTCGAGCGCGTCGAACAGTTCCGGCGGCCCTTCAGTCAGGACCAAGTAGCCCTCGTCTTGGAGGTGACCCACCTCGTCGACGGGCGTCTGGAGCAAGAGCAGGTCGCCGCGGGAGAGTTCGACCGCTTCGAGGTTGTCGTGGATGATTTCGTCACCCCGACGAACAGCGAGGACTGTCACGTCGAACCGGCTGCGCAGTTGCACGTCGGCAAGGGTTCGCCCGCGGAGCCGCGACTCCCCGTCGATGACAGCCTCGGCGAGGACACCCGGATGGTCACCCGCTGCTAAGAGGTCCGCCGTGACGGACTCGCGAGCGAGGTTCCGCAGGTCGAACGTCTGCGCGAACTGATTGACCGCCTGACGGTTGCCGCGGACCGTCAGCACGTCCCCGGGTTCAAGCGGCCGGTCGGTGGCCGTAGCGAAGAACGATTCGCCGTTGCGGTCGATCTGGAGCACGTCGATATCGAGCGGGTCGCTCGCGGCGAGGACCTGTTCGACGGTCGCGTCGGTCGGCAGTGACTCCCCCGCGCCGACCGCCTCGGCCACGTCGTCAGCGACGCCGCCTTCGAGCGCCTCCTGAACCGTCAATCCGATCAGCGGCGACGCCTCGCGGACTCGTAACTGCGCCAGATGTCGGTCCATGTCGAACTCCTCCGTGAAGTCGGCCGCGGGGTGAATCCGTTCGGGGACGAGTGCCCGGCCAACGGTCAGCAGGTAGGCCACACCGACGACGAGGATGACGATTCCGACGGGCGTCAGCGTGAACATCGAGAACGAACGGTCGAGCAACTGCGCCGAGAGGTCGCTGGCGAGTAAGTTCGTTGACGTCCCGACCAGCGTGAGCGTCCCGCCGAGCATCGCGGCGAAGGAGAGCGGCAACAGCAGGTTCGACGGGGAGATGCCGTACCGGTCCGAGAGCCCGGTGACGAGCGGGATGAAGACGGCGACTACCGGCGTGTTGTTGACGAACCCCGCGCTGACGCCCGTCGTGCCGACGATGGCGGTCAGCAAGCGCCGTTCGTCCCCACCCGTCAGCGCCGCCAACTTCCCGGCCAGCCAGTCGACGACGCCCGCGGACTCGACGCCGGCGCTGAGGATGTACATCGCGACAATTGTGACGACCGCCGGGCTGGCGAACCCCTCGATGGCCGTCCGGGCCGGGACGCCGGTGTACGGTTCGAGAACGACCAGTGCGACGAGGACTGCGACGGCCGTTATGTCCGGCGGCAGCCACTCGGTGACGAACAGCGTCAGGGCGGCGGCGACGAGCGCGAACACCACGAGCGCGCCCGTCGAGAGCGGGGGCATACCACGTCTCTCGGCGGACGGCGATAAAAACGTCCGGGAATCGCCGGTCAGCGGTCGATGCGTTCACTCCGGCGTCGGCTCGTATCCCGGACCGACCCGGAGCGTCAGCGCTGTCTCACGCACTGACAGCGGCAGCGTTTCGTGCGTGCTGAGTTCGCCATCGCGGCTGAACGTGATGGGCTCGCCGTGGCCGTCGACAGTGATCTCATCGGCCCGGACGTGAGTCACCCCGTCGGTGTCCAGCGCCAGCAGTCGCTGGCCGATGGCCTCCGCGACGAGGTTCCCCGTTGGCATCTGTTCGACGATGGCCACGTCCAGCAGGCCGTCCTCCATGTTTGCCTGTCCGCCTTCGGCGACGAACTTTCGGGCGTTGCCCACCAGTAGACAGGCGGCCTCACCCGACCACGTGAACGGGCCGTCCTCGCCGACGGCCTCGATGGTGATGTCGAGCCCGTCGAAGCGGAGCGCCTCCTGTGCCCCGGTAAGCAGAAACGCAAGTGTCCCGAACCGCTCTTTGAGTTCGCCGGAGGTCGAGACGCTGGCGTCGGCGGGGAGCCCGGCGATACAAGAGACGAGGAACGGTTCGTCGCCGGCCATTCCGACATCCACGGTCCGCTTCTCCCCGGTGTCGGCGATTTCGATGCCGTGTTCGATGTCACCGACGCCGATGGTCCCCGCGAGGAGGTTCGCGGTCCCGGCCGGGATGACGCTCAGTGTCACTGAATCGAGGTGGCCGGCAGCATCGAGGCCGCGGGCCACCTCGTTTATCGTCCCGTCACCGCCACAGACGGCGACCTCAGAGGCCTCGGCCCGACCGGCCTCGCGGCCGAGTTCGACCGCATCGCCCGCCGTCTCGGTTTCGGACACCTCGAACCCACGGGCCTCCATCAGCCGCGGGACGTAGTCGGCGTGCTCGCCGTTGCCGCTGGCGGGGTTGAGGATGCACCGACGCGAACCAATCTGCATGGTACTATCGAATTCAGACCGGCACTTATACCGTGGTGATGTGGCACGGCATCACTCCCAGTCGACGTCGACGCTCCGGTCCGTCTCGCGGAGGATGAACGGGCCGATGGCGAGCGTTCGTTTGGTTATTGTGACGATGCGAAGGACGTACGAGATCAGGACTGTAAATGGCAGCAGCGATGCTGTCGTCGTCACTGCGAGGAGCCACAACACGTCGGGGACACCGGCCGTGACGCCGACGAAACCCTGCACATCGAGGAACAGCAACGAGGTGATTGCGACGGTAAGTGCCGGGATAGCGACGTACAGCAGCGTTCGAGAGAGGGCCGACAGTTCCCATTGGAAGTACAGCGTTTTGAAGTGTTCTCGGGCTGGGCCGAACAGTTCGAGCGTCTCGACGAGGTCCGCAAGCGAGTCGTCGATGTCATCAGTGAGTTCGTCGGCGTAGGCCTCGCGGATGCGCCGACCGATGTACAGCTTCCAAGAGTAGTTGTAGTTCAACGCGGCCTTGAGGACATCGAACTCGCCGAAGGTCCCGCCTTCGAGCTGGCCAGTGACCCCGTCGGCGTTGCTCCGAACGTCGTCCAGATAGGTCGACAGCAGCGCCGTCAGGTCATCATCAAGCGTAGTCGCGTCGACGGTGTCTTGAATCGTCTCAGCCTGTTCGGCAGTCCCGCGGACCAGCGACCGGAGAAACGCCGAGGGCTCTGCCGGACTGACTGGCGTGTCGACGGCCTTAGCAACGTCGGCGCGGAACTGCATCGACCCGTCCATCCGCTCGCGCTGATCACCGACAGCACCGAGTTCCTGTGACAGGACGAGCTGGTTCAGTGTCAGGACCAAGGTAACGGCGGTTATCGTCCCCGTGATCAGCGCCTGAAACAGCGTTTCAACGGGGTCGCCGCGAGTCAGCAGCGTCAGGGCCGGTGTGGGGTGTAAGAGCCCGACCGCCAGAATTCCACAGAACAGGACGGCAGAGAGCAGGCCGGTGACGAGCCAGCGGTTCGCATCGAGGAGAAACCAGAGGAGTCGAGTGTCACCGGCGGCGCGCTCCCGCATGGTGTCGCTCGACTCCCCGCTGTCGGCGGTCATACAGGTCGGCTCGCCCGCCGGGGATAAAAGGGCGCGCCCGGGACGCGCTGAGAGTCGATGGATGGTCAGCGAGAATCAGTCGTGAGCAGCGACTACCGGCCGGCGAGGAACGTCACGGCAGTTCGCTGCTGCTCGATTTCGGTTTCGAGGTGGTCGCGGAACTCGGCGATGTCGATGTCCTTCTCTTCTCGTTCCTTGCGGTCCCGGACCGAGATGGTCCCGGCTTCCTCCTCGTTGTCCCCGATGACGCACATGTAGGGTACTCGGTCGTCATGGGCCTGCTGGATCTTCTTGCCGACGGTCCAAGAGCGGTCCTCGATGGTGACCCGGAAGTCGTCGAGTTCGTCCTGAATCTCCTCGCAGTACTCGATGTTGTCGTCGCTGACCGGGAGCAGGCGAATCTGCTCGGGCGCGAGCCACGGCGGGAACTTCCCGTTGTAGTGCTCGGTCAGCACCATGAAAAAGCGCTCGTAGGAGCCATACAGCGCGCGGTGGATCATCACCGGGCGGTGTTCCTCGTTGTCTTCGCCGGTGTAGGAGAGATCGAACCGCTCGGGCATGTTGAAATCCAGCTGGACGGTGGGGCCGTCCCAGTGGCGGCCGAGCGCGTCCTCGAAGGCGAAGTCGATCTTCGGGCCGTAGAAGGCCCCATCGCCTGCTTCGACGACGTAGTCGATGTCCTGTTCTTCGAGGACAGCCTCCAGTTGGGACTCGGCTTTCTCCCAGATTTCGTCGCCGCCGACGGATTTCTCGGGTCGGGTAGCGAACTGGACGGTGTAGTCGAGGTTGAACGTATCCAGCGTGTCGAGGATGATGTCGACCGTCGCCAGCACTTCCTCCTCGATCTGGTCCGGGCGGACGAACAGGTGGCCGTCGTCGATGGTGAAGGCCCACGTTCGGGAGAGCCCGGAGAGTTCGCCGCGCTGTTCCTTGCGGTAGACCTTCCCGTCCTCGAAGTACCGCACCGGCAGGTCCCGGTAGCTCCAAGAGTTCTGCTCGAAGATGGTGGCGTGACCCGGGCAGTTCATCGGCTTCAGGCCGTACTCCTCGTCGTTGACGTCGAGCAGGAACATGTCGTCGACGTAGTTCTCGTAGTGGCCCGACTTCTTCCACAGTTCGGTACGGAAGACGTGAGGCGTCTCGACCTCGTCGTAGCCGGCGTCGCGGTTGAGCCCGGCGACGTAGTCCGAGAGTTCGTTGAGGATCTTCTTGCCGTTGGGTTCGTACAGCGGCAGGCCCGGCCCCGTCGTCTCGTCGATGGAGAACAGGTCCATCTCCTGACCGATCTTGCGGTGGTCGCGCTCCTCGGCCTTGCGGCGCTGTTCGAGGAACTCATCGAGCGCGTCCTGCGTCGGGAAAGCGGTTCCGTACACGCGGGTCAGCGTCTCGTTGTCCTCCTCGCCGCGCCAGAAGGCCGCGGAGATTTCGAGCAGGGCGAAGCCGCCGATTTCGCCGGTCGATTCGACGTGGGGGCCCTGACAGAGGTCTTCGAACTCGCCTTGGCTGTAGAAGGAGACCTGCTCGTCGTCTGCGGCCTCAGTTTCGAGGATATCCTGCTTGAACGGGTTGTCCTCGTAGCGCTCGGAGGCCTCATCGCGGTCGACGAGTTCGCGTTCGATGTCGAGGTCCTCCTCGATTATCTCCTCGGCTTCGGCCTCGATGGCTTCGAGGTCGTCCTCGTCTAGATCGACGCCGGTGATGTCGTAGTAGAACCCGTTATCGGTCCACGGCCCGATTGTGAGCTTCGCGTCGGAGTAGAGCCGCTGCAGGGCCTGTGCGAAGACGTGGGCGGCGGAGTGCCGAAGCACGTCGAGATACTCGTCACTGCTCTCGGTGACGATTTCGAGCTCAACGTCGGCTGTCAGCGGCGTGTGCTTGTCGACAAGTTCGCCGTCGACGACACCGGCGACCGTGTCATCACCTAGCCCTGGCCCGATTTCGTAGGCGACATCCTCGACCGTGCTGCCACGCTCGACCTCTAGGGGGGTCCCGTCGGGCAGCGTGACCGTGACCGTACTCATATCCGAGGATACGACGGCGGCCGGGGATAAGTGTATTGAGACGCGGGCGGCGCTGGCGTTACTCTGGCAACAGCGGGTCCGAGTCCTCGTCGAAAGTGTCGACCGCTGGCGGGTCAGACTGGGCTGGCGGCCGTGCTGCGCTTGCCCGTTCCAGCGATGAGAGCGTCAGTTCTTCCTCTCCTTCAAGCATGGTAAGCCGGTCCATGACGGTGACCGTCTCTCCGTCGGCCGTGTGCGGAGTCACGCACCTGAGCTCCGACCCGTCGTACTCGGCTAATAGTTGGACCGGGAACACGAGCGCCCGGTACTGCTCCCCCGACATCTCAGAGTCAACTGACCGGACCTGAAACGCGGGTTCGAGTGAACAGTTGTTGCGTTTCGCCCACTCCTGAAAGACGCTGACTCGGTTGAGCGCGAAGAGCCCGAGTTCGGTCCGTGCCTCCGCTGGCGTAGACGGTATCTGCCGACCGATGACCTGAACAGTGACATCTGACAGAACGTCGGTGTCCGACAGCCCCTGAAGCCGGTCGATGACCGCAGCCTGTTGCTGCGTGTGCCCGTCGGGCAGGAGTGAACGAACGTACAGTTCTGCCCGTGTGTCGTCTGGCTGCGTGCTCCCCTGCATCGTATAGGAATGAATGGGTAGCGACCGGCAAAAGTATTCCTGTTGACAATTAATGGTTAGAGCGATTATACACTGAACGACGGAAGCTGAATCATACGGTTTCGCCATCGGTTGGACAGTCACGGACCGTGTTAGCGTGATAGGGAGTACTATGTGGGCACAGTTCGCATGAGAAGCCGCATATGTACGATTCGGTGCTCGTAGCTACGGACGGCAGTTCGGGAACGACGGAGACGCTCGCACACGCCACCTCCATCGCGCGCGACAACGACGCGACCCTCCACGGCCTGTACGTCGTGGACAAACGGCTGTACGTCGCGGCCGACAAGTCCAATCAGGACGAAGTGCGCCAGTCGCTGGAGGAAGAGGGTGAGGTCGCGCTCGATGACATCGCCGTCGGCGGCGAGGAGGCCGGTGTCGAAGTCGTCACGAACATGGAAGAGGGCATCCCCCACAAAACGATCACTGACTACGCCGAACAGGAAGACATCGACCTCATCGTGATGGGAACCCACGGCCGCACCGGACGGGATCGGGTCGCAAATCTCGGGAGCGTCACCGAGCGGGTCGTCCAGAGCGCGCCCGTCCCTGTCCTCGTAGTCCACATCGAATAGCTCAGGTGGGGCTGGCAGCCGCTCGACAGCGAGCAGACCTCCAGTAACCCCCCGTTCTGACCGGTATCTTTTCGAGCCGCCGACACGATGGAGCAGTATGGACAGCCGAGAGTACGCCTTCGAAGGAGCCACGCCGGACATCAACGGATACGCCCACGTCAGCCGCGAGGCGACGCTTGTGGGCGATGTCACCGTCGGCCCGAACGCGAACGTCTGGCCCGGCGTCGTGCTGCGCGGTGACGTGGCACCCGTCGAAGTGGGCCGTGAATCGGCAATCGGCGACGGGGCGATCGTCCACGCCTCGACGGTCGGCGAGAAAGTGATGGTCGGCCACGGGGCCGTCCTCAACGACGCCCATGTGCGCGACGGGGCGCTCGTTGGCTTCAACTCGACGGTCAGCGACGCCACCATCGGCGAGGGCTCCATCGTCGCGATGGGAACAGTCGTTCCGCCGGGCTACGAGGTGCCTGCGGAGTCGTTCGTCCGCGGAAGCCCGGCCACGGTGACGCCACTATCCGAGACGACTATTGATCCCAACGAGGTGTTCGAGGCGTTCAGCTCCGGCGATTACGCCAATCTCGCAGCCCGCCACGAGGACCTGTTCGAGTAACGCACAGTATCAGATCTGCGAACGAACGACGGGTCACTTATAGTGGAAGAACCCACACAGTACCGAGCATGGACGATATCGTCGACCTGGTGACCCGGTCGCTCGCTGACGAGACTGCCGCTGAGTTCACCGAGCGGGTCGACGAACAGGCGATGCAGCTCCGGAGAGCCATCGAGGCCGGGGAGTTCGACAACGAAGCGTTCTCCGTCGGCCTAGAAGTCGAGCTGTACGCCATCAACGCTGAACCGGACCCGCCCGAACCGGACGAGGAGGAAGACAGCGAGGCAGTCGCCGAAGAGAACCTCGACGACGACCTGAGTAGCTCGGGGGACGGGGCTTGGAGCGGGTCGCTCGAAGCGCCGGCTGAACCGGAGGGCGGTGGTGGGGCGTCGCTCGAACCCAGCGGTGGAAACGACGCGTCGCTAGAACCGGACGATGGCGACCCGCTGGAAGCCGCCGACGAACCCGCGGATTCGTTCGGCCCCGGAGAAGGGCCGTCGCTCGACATCGATCCGGACAGCCCGCTGGCCGAGGACGAACCCGAGACGCCCGAAGACGAGGCCGAACCGGCCGTCGAGTCGTCAGTCGAGGAGGAAGCAGACGACGAGCCGTACATGGACCCCGAGGACTGGGACGGGCGACTGACCCGCCTGCCCGACGCGGTGTTCGAGGGCGAGGCCAACAAGGAGCTGGGCCTGCACAACGCCGAAGTCAACACCGAACCGAACAGCTTCGACCAGACCGGGATGGAAGTCCAGACGACGGCGGTGGAGATGCAGACGAAACAGGCCCGCCAGCAGGCGAGCAAGCACAACTGCGAACTCGTGCTGGACGCGATGTGGACCATCCCCCCCGAGGAGGGTAGCGAGCAGTACCTCTCGGCACACGAGACCCGCGACGGGGTCGTCCTCGCGGACAACATGCGACAGGCCCCCAGATACGTGGCGCTGGACAACGAGGCGCTGGACCGCGCCGGCGGCGACATCGACTTCGACGTGCCGGGCTACAGCGGGCCGTTTCCGACGATCCTGTTCGAGTCGCTGGCCACCTCGATTCAGCCCCACCTCCAGATTCCCGACGCCGAGGCGTTCCCCGAGTACTACAACGCCGCGATACGGACGCTTGGCCCGCTGCTCGCGCTGTCGGTGAACTCGCCGTTCCTGCCGGCGGACATGTACGACGACACCGACGGCGAGTGGCTCTGTGCCAACACGCACCACGAACTCCGAATCGCGGCCTTCGAGCAGTCGGTCAACACAAGCGAAAATCCGAAAGTTCGGGTCCCCCGGGACCTCGACAGCACGACGGACGTGGTCGGCCGCGTCGCTAGCGACGACCTGTTCGCCCCGTTCCTCCGGGAGTTTCTGCACGACGACGACCGGGCAGCGTTCGAAGACGAGTTCTGGGAGTTCGACCACAAGCGCGGGACGTACTGGCGATGGCTCCGCTGTGTCGTCGGCGGCGCACCCGTCGACGGCGCAAGCACTGAAAAGTCGCTGCGCATCGAGTACCGCCCGCTCCCGACCCAGCCCCACGTCACGGACATGATCGGGCTGCAGGCGCTGACAGTCGGCCTTATCCGCGGGCTGGTCGTCGCCGACCACCCTGTCGCGGAACTGCCTTGGCAGGAGGCTCGACGGAGCTTCTACAACGCCGCAGCGGACGGCTCGGACGCCGACCTCTCGTGGGTGACAGCGCAGGGCGAGCGGACGGCCGACCACGATGAAATCTACGACGAGATTTTCCAGTACGCCCGTCTGGGGCTGGCCGAGCAGGATGTGCCGGAGGCTCGTATCGACGAGTATCTCGAGCCGATTGAAGACAGATACGACGCCGGACTGACCCCGAGTGACTGGAAGATTGCCCGCGTCCGCGAGTATCTCGGCGACAGCGACGACCTTTCGACGGCCATCCAGTCGATGCAGCGGGACTACATCGAGGCGAGCCGCGAACACCACTCCTTCGTCGAGTGGCTGTAAACCGCCAGTCCCACCGTGGAGTGGAACCGGGGTTGCCCTGCCGGATGACGGGTGTTTATTCGAGTGACGCCGTTATATTCCGGTGATGGTATCCACAGGCGACACAGCGCCGGACATCTCGGCGACAATCGCGAACGGTGAGGTAGAGGCCTTCGAACTGAGCGACCATCTGGGCGACGGGCCGGTCGTGCTCGCCTTCTTCCCGGGCGCGTTCACGCCGCCGTGCTCTAACGAGATGGTGGCCCTGCAGGAACACCTCGGGGACTTCCACGACGCCGGCGCGACGGTGCTCGGTGTCAGCGCTGACTCGGCGTTCTCGCTGAACTCCTTCCGTGACGAGCACGGTCTGGAGTTCGACCTGCTCAGCGATATGGGCCGGTCGGCGATTCAGGACTACGGCCTCGAAATCGATATCGAGGACCTCGGGCTGCTCGGCGTCGCGAACCGCGCCGTGTTCGTTGTCGGCGACGACGGCGAGGTCACCTACAGCTGGGTTGCCGACGACCCGACGAACGAACCCGACTACGAGGCACTGCTGGACGCCGTCGAGTCGGCGTAAGCGCGCAGCGTTACCCCGTTCTCACAGTTCTTTCGACATACGAATAGCCAGTCGCGACTGCTATATCGAAACGTCGACCGACGTCTCGCCGTCACCGTCGGAGATGGTGAGTGTCGCTTCTGTGCGGCCGGTCGTCTCGACGTCGACGTGAGACTTGAACGACGTCTTCAGTCCAGTTACTGTGCTGTCCATGTTCGCGCCGATATCGGCGCTCGTGTCGATCGCACAGACGCCGATACCGTCGCTCCGCCTGACTTCGGTCAGGAACGTGGAGTTGAGAAAGCGGTACAGGGATCGGGTGTCGTCGAGTTCGCCGGCAAGCGTCGAACAGAGGAAGATCCCGGTCCGGAATCGGTCGGTGTCCTGCTGTGAGTCGGCGGCGAGCGCCGAGAACTCCATCCCAATCCCGGTGAGGTCGGCGAGGTCGTCGATTGTCTTGATGTCGTCGCCGCTCGGGCTTCCCGCAGCGGTGAGTATCGACGACCGGTCCCCGGCACCGCGTTTCGCGCTGTTCAGGGACTGTTTAACCGTACGGCCGCGGCTGTCGGTCGCGAGGACGACACTCCGCTCACCGTCGGCGGGGGCCACGACGCGGGCGAACACCGACTCCAGCGCGTCCGTATCGTCGCCCGTCAACAGAACGCTCGTCCCGCCCTCTAGGGGCCCGATTCCGTCGGGCACCTCGAACTCGGTTCCGGAGAGCGAGCTCATTGCGCGACCTCCGCGCCGGCGGCGTCGCGGACGCTCTGCCTGAGTTCCAGTATCTCCATCGCCGTGGCGGCGAAGTCCTGAAGTTCGGCCTGCTCCTCGGCGTCGTAGCCCCGCGGCTCGTGGTCGAGCAGGCACACCTGTCCGATGACCTGTCCGTTGCTCGCGGTCATGTTCGCGCCGGCGTAGGAGCGGATGCCGAGGTTCTCCAGTTGCTCGTTCTCGGCGAAGCGGGCGTCCTGCATGATGTCCTCGACGACCATCACGTCCTCTTGGAGCATACTGTGCGTGCAGATGGTGTTCTCGCGGGTCAGCGTGTCCAGATCGCCGCCGTGGCAGGCTAGGAAGTTCTCCTCCTCTTCCTCGATGAGCCCGATGAACGACACCGCCGCGTCGAAGTGGCTGGCGATGAGGTCGGTCAGGCGCTCGAAGCTCTCCTCGATGGGGAGGTCGTCGACGTCGTACTGCGCGAGCGTCTCCAGTCGCTCGTCCTCGTCGTCCGGGCGGATGAAACTCGCCTGAGCGCTGTAGTCGATCACGTCGTTGGCGACGAACCCAAGCCGGTCGTGCGCGTCGGGAAGGTCGCGGTTGAGGTACTCGACGATGCTTTCCTCGAACGATGCCGTGTCAATCTCCGCGGGCGGAACGTCGGTGAACAGGACACAGGGCGTCTGGGGCGCGGTTTCACGGATCGCACCGACGACTTCGAGGCCGGTCCCGTCAGGAAGCTCGTACGCCGTAACGACGCAGACGATGGGCTCGGCTTCGAGCGTCTCCCGCGCTTCCTCGACCGTCGTCGCCGTCTCCACCGTCAGCGACTCGTCGTCCTCAATCGCCGTCGCCACGTCGTCTATCCGATCAGCAGTATCAACACAGAGAACTGAGCGTGCCATAACTATTACTCACAAGAACCACACAAAACGATTCGCCACGGATTATCACCGATGATTCCTAAGTCCAGTTCCGAGTAGCAGGGGGCATCGCAACTGCTCACACCGATTCAGCGAAGGCCGGATTTCGCGTCGTACCGGTGCCGGCCGACACCGCGGTCAGGTCGAACACGTCACCATCGAGCGGGACGCCGGTGTAGGGGTCTGATTCCAGCAGGAGCGCCCCGTCGAGGTCGACGTAGTCGACGAGCGGCGCGAGGTGGACCGCCGCGGCGATGCTGGCGTTGGACTCGACCATGCACCCGAGCATCGTATCGAGGCCGTGAGCCGTAGCGGTGTTGAGCAGCCGCATTGCGGGCCTGAGCCCGCCGCACTTGACGAGTTTGGCGTTGGCGATGTCGCAGGCGTCAGCGACTCGCGGCACGTCCGAGGCT
The Haloarcula sp. CBA1129 genome window above contains:
- a CDS encoding peroxiredoxin, translated to MVSTGDTAPDISATIANGEVEAFELSDHLGDGPVVLAFFPGAFTPPCSNEMVALQEHLGDFHDAGATVLGVSADSAFSLNSFRDEHGLEFDLLSDMGRSAIQDYGLEIDIEDLGLLGVANRAVFVVGDDGEVTYSWVADDPTNEPDYEALLDAVESA
- a CDS encoding GAF domain-containing protein, whose amino-acid sequence is MARSVLCVDTADRIDDVATAIEDDESLTVETATTVEEARETLEAEPIVCVVTAYELPDGTGLEVVGAIRETAPQTPCVLFTDVPPAEIDTASFEESIVEYLNRDLPDAHDRLGFVANDVIDYSAQASFIRPDDEDERLETLAQYDVDDLPIEESFERLTDLIASHFDAAVSFIGLIEEEEENFLACHGGDLDTLTRENTICTHSMLQEDVMVVEDIMQDARFAENEQLENLGIRSYAGANMTASNGQVIGQVCLLDHEPRGYDAEEQAELQDFAATAMEILELRQSVRDAAGAEVAQ